In Verrucomicrobiales bacterium, a single genomic region encodes these proteins:
- a CDS encoding redoxin domain-containing protein, with amino-acid sequence MAISVGSKAPDFNLKSKNKDGLVDVKLSDNFGKKNTVLLFFPLAFTGVCTTELCDITSGLNTYASLNADVIGISVDSPFAQEAWAQKEKIGVRLVSDLNKATTKAYGVEFPMLAGVGDTSARAAFVIDKNGVIQYSEQTPTPKDLPNFAKVTEVLAKL; translated from the coding sequence ATGGCTATCTCTGTTGGCTCCAAAGCCCCTGATTTCAATCTTAAGTCGAAGAACAAGGATGGATTGGTCGATGTGAAGCTCAGCGACAATTTTGGCAAGAAGAACACGGTGTTGCTGTTCTTTCCCTTGGCTTTCACGGGTGTCTGCACCACGGAACTGTGCGATATCACCAGCGGCCTGAATACATATGCTTCGCTCAATGCCGACGTGATCGGCATCAGCGTGGACAGCCCGTTTGCTCAGGAAGCCTGGGCGCAGAAGGAAAAGATCGGTGTCCGCTTGGTAAGCGATCTTAACAAGGCCACCACCAAGGCCTACGGAGTGGAGTTTCCCATGCTCGCCGGCGTCGGTGACACCTCGGCGCGCGCCGCTTTCGTCATCGATAAAAATGGCGTGATTCAATACAGCGAACAGACCCCGACCCCGAAGGACCTTCCCAACTTCGCGAAGGTCACTGAGGTTCTGGCGAAGCTCTAA